In Saccharicrinis fermentans DSM 9555 = JCM 21142, a genomic segment contains:
- the istB gene encoding IS21-like element helper ATPase IstB gives MNAQTIEKVKQMKLYGIERAYNQVFESGSSQGLTFDELLAILIDAEYDERYNRKLERYIKMANLKQSASIDQVDFNTHRNLDKNLLVKLQMCQWVEKGRDILLTGPTGVGKSFVACALGYHACTNGMSTLYVTANKLFDKLMYAKADGSYPREIKKILKCDLLIIDDFGLKALDTGSRNMLLEIIDDRHNLKSTMITSQVPLKQWFESIGDPVVADAVMDRLVNGSYRIEMQGESMRKMIAKR, from the coding sequence ATGAACGCACAAACTATTGAAAAAGTAAAGCAAATGAAGTTGTACGGTATAGAAAGAGCGTACAACCAAGTGTTCGAATCAGGCAGCAGTCAAGGTCTAACCTTCGACGAACTGCTCGCTATATTAATCGATGCGGAGTATGACGAACGGTACAATAGAAAGCTCGAACGGTATATCAAAATGGCCAACCTGAAACAAAGCGCATCAATAGATCAGGTTGATTTTAATACCCACAGGAACCTGGACAAAAATCTTTTGGTAAAACTCCAGATGTGCCAATGGGTAGAAAAAGGCCGCGACATCCTATTGACGGGACCTACGGGCGTGGGCAAGTCCTTTGTTGCGTGCGCCCTGGGATATCATGCCTGCACCAATGGGATGAGTACTCTTTATGTAACGGCCAACAAGCTTTTTGACAAGTTGATGTATGCCAAGGCAGATGGTAGTTACCCCAGAGAAATAAAGAAAATACTTAAATGTGATTTACTTATTATAGATGATTTTGGCCTCAAAGCTTTGGACACCGGCTCAAGAAATATGTTGCTTGAAATTATTGACGACAGACATAACCTAAAATCAACAATGATAACATCTCAAGTTCCTTTAAAACAATGGTTTGAATCGATAGGTGACCCCGTGGTTGCCGATGCAGTAATGGATAGGTTGGTTAACGGGTCATACCGTATCGAAATGCAAGGCGAATCAATGAGAAAAATGATAGCAAAACGTTAA
- a CDS encoding alpha/beta hydrolase — protein sequence MLCRLKILSSLLLLFCLGVSLSAQLLEKEGAVLQQLEERLTTRELSHEDIKPGNEAKIIWSSTYPYKKSPIAFLYLHGFGASHREGEPIMSMLSKDYQANVYMSRLKEHGLNRRDGFKYLTEENYIASAKEALEYAKLIGDKVVIVSTSTGGTHALILAATYPDVEAIILYSPFIGLPEGSKGDMITKPGGRALFKITKFGAIQRVKRPGEVGKFWSTSYHLKGYVTLMNLVRHSMCTEIFSEVTCPVFLGYYYKSEKEQDRTVGVPAMLHMYEALGTPDSLKMKMAFPETGNHVIGCDLRSRDWQTVYKETKEFIDQKIIKK from the coding sequence ATGTTATGTAGATTAAAGATTCTTAGTAGTTTGTTATTGTTGTTTTGTCTAGGAGTCTCTTTGTCAGCACAGTTGTTGGAGAAGGAAGGAGCTGTATTGCAACAATTGGAGGAGAGACTTACAACACGAGAACTTTCGCACGAGGATATAAAGCCGGGGAACGAAGCTAAAATAATTTGGAGTAGTACTTATCCATATAAAAAATCTCCTATTGCCTTTTTGTATTTGCATGGTTTTGGAGCTTCGCATCGCGAAGGTGAGCCTATAATGAGTATGCTCTCTAAAGATTATCAGGCCAATGTGTATATGTCACGACTGAAAGAGCATGGTCTAAACCGAAGGGATGGTTTTAAATACCTTACCGAAGAAAATTATATTGCTTCGGCGAAGGAGGCTTTGGAGTATGCTAAACTGATTGGAGACAAGGTGGTTATTGTATCCACATCCACAGGAGGAACCCATGCTTTGATCTTAGCAGCCACTTATCCAGATGTGGAAGCAATTATTTTGTATTCGCCATTTATTGGTCTTCCTGAGGGTTCAAAAGGAGATATGATAACCAAGCCGGGAGGAAGGGCATTGTTTAAGATAACTAAGTTTGGTGCCATACAAAGAGTAAAACGACCCGGGGAAGTGGGTAAATTCTGGTCAACTAGCTATCACCTTAAGGGCTATGTGACGCTTATGAATTTAGTGCGTCATAGTATGTGCACCGAAATATTTTCGGAGGTTACTTGTCCTGTTTTTTTAGGCTATTATTATAAATCAGAAAAAGAGCAAGATAGAACGGTGGGAGTTCCTGCCATGCTTCATATGTATGAAGCATTAGGCACGCCCGATAGTTTGAAAATGAAAATGGCTTTCCCGGAAACAGGGAATCATGTGATTGGTTGCGATTTGCGTTCCCGCGATTGGCAAACTGTTTATAAAGAAACAAAAGAATTTATCGATCAAAAAATTATAAAAAAATAG
- a CDS encoding glycerophosphodiester phosphodiesterase family protein, whose product MKFLGIILGLVLLFSCSNKKKSMQSGVKAEMTKDTLCFDVQGHRGARGLAPENTLPAFKKALEIGVSTLELDLAVTKDGKLLVSHEPWFNRHICLDSLGNVIPEEDSIRYNIYEHTYAETQKYDCGSIGNPQFPHQEKQKLTKPLLKEVIEMTEAYCQENDVEVSYNFEIKSLPHGDNLYHPEPKVFCDLLIEEVKDLIPIDRIVIQSFDYRQLEYLHAHYPEYKLAALAYKGQAESNLSRLSFVPAIYSPDFNLLTEEDIHLLKEKNITIIPWTVNQIEDMKKLVSLGVDGIITDYPDSAMLFLTPCGQLRR is encoded by the coding sequence ATGAAATTTTTAGGAATTATTTTAGGACTCGTATTGCTGTTTTCTTGTAGCAATAAAAAAAAATCTATGCAGTCTGGTGTAAAAGCCGAAATGACGAAGGATACCCTTTGTTTTGATGTGCAAGGCCATCGGGGAGCAAGGGGTTTGGCTCCCGAAAATACCTTGCCTGCATTTAAAAAAGCATTGGAAATTGGAGTCAGTACACTGGAGCTTGATTTGGCAGTCACCAAAGATGGGAAATTATTGGTTTCTCATGAACCATGGTTTAATCGTCATATCTGTCTGGATTCTCTCGGAAATGTCATTCCTGAGGAGGACTCCATTCGTTACAATATTTATGAGCATACTTATGCCGAAACACAAAAGTATGATTGCGGTAGTATAGGGAATCCTCAATTTCCTCACCAAGAGAAACAAAAACTCACCAAGCCCTTACTCAAAGAGGTAATAGAAATGACTGAAGCATATTGTCAGGAGAATGATGTGGAGGTATCTTATAATTTTGAAATTAAGAGTCTTCCACATGGGGATAATCTTTATCATCCCGAACCAAAGGTTTTTTGCGATTTATTAATTGAGGAAGTAAAAGACCTGATTCCTATTGATCGTATAGTGATACAGAGTTTTGACTATCGACAGTTGGAATATTTACATGCTCATTATCCTGAGTATAAACTGGCCGCTTTGGCGTATAAAGGGCAGGCCGAAAGTAATTTAAGTCGATTGAGCTTTGTGCCAGCTATTTATAGTCCTGATTTTAATTTGCTGACAGAGGAAGATATTCACTTGCTAAAGGAAAAAAATATCACCATTATTCCGTGGACTGTTAATCAAATAGAAGATATGAAAAAGCTTGTGAGCCTGGGTGTTGATGGAATCATAACTGACTATCCTGATAGTGCTATGCTTTTTTTGACACCTTGTGGCCAATTGCGACGATAA